In Kordiimonas sp. SCSIO 12610, the following are encoded in one genomic region:
- a CDS encoding ATP-grasp domain-containing protein codes for MPYIEELNAGMPALDESAGTTSWFEFAPPKIFYAPIAFYSLYLSLRHLGVTLPTCTNPALPFSGLVGESKFEVLNAFDKEASDYLPTYAQVRKSNDDTNNQETMSKALQQKNANKLEYPFVVKPDIGMRGAGVRVVKSDEELENYIKAFPGGADILLQALVNEEGEAGVFYIRHPGDEVGSITSLTLKYFPKVIGDGSKTLRELIMADSRASQIAHVYFERHEDYLDEVVEEGRTIRLAFAGSHSRGTIFRNGNDHITPEMVKTFDKLAKQMGEFYIGRFDIRFSDFDALKDGKGFQIIEVNGAGGEPTHIWDSRTKLFEAYSALMQQYKSLYQIGSFNRSRGFKPDSPISLFKAWMREKRLTERYPFNH; via the coding sequence ATGCCTTATATCGAAGAGTTAAATGCTGGAATGCCAGCACTGGACGAGAGTGCTGGAACAACATCTTGGTTCGAATTTGCCCCGCCAAAGATTTTCTATGCACCAATAGCGTTTTATAGCCTGTATTTAAGTTTACGCCATTTAGGCGTAACTTTACCTACGTGCACTAATCCTGCACTTCCTTTTTCAGGATTGGTTGGCGAGAGTAAATTTGAAGTATTAAATGCGTTTGATAAAGAGGCATCAGACTACCTTCCTACTTATGCGCAAGTTCGTAAGTCTAATGATGACACTAATAATCAGGAAACTATGTCTAAAGCACTACAGCAGAAGAACGCGAATAAGCTTGAGTATCCTTTTGTAGTTAAGCCAGACATTGGAATGCGCGGTGCAGGTGTTCGCGTTGTGAAATCAGATGAGGAGTTGGAAAATTATATAAAGGCCTTTCCAGGCGGCGCTGATATATTATTGCAAGCGCTGGTGAATGAAGAAGGGGAAGCTGGTGTTTTCTATATAAGACACCCTGGAGATGAAGTAGGTAGTATTACCAGTTTGACGCTAAAATATTTCCCAAAGGTTATCGGCGATGGCTCTAAAACACTAAGAGAATTGATTATGGCTGATAGCCGAGCAAGTCAAATTGCCCATGTTTATTTTGAAAGGCATGAAGATTATTTAGATGAGGTGGTTGAAGAAGGTAGAACAATTAGATTAGCTTTTGCAGGCAGCCACAGCCGAGGGACTATTTTTAGAAATGGTAATGATCACATAACGCCTGAGATGGTCAAAACCTTCGATAAGCTTGCTAAGCAAATGGGCGAGTTTTACATCGGTAGATTTGATATCAGGTTTAGTGACTTTGATGCATTAAAAGACGGTAAGGGATTTCAAATTATTGAAGTTAACGGTGCGGGCGGTGAACCGACCCATATTTGGGATTCCCGAACAAAGCTATTTGAAGCTTATAGCGCACTTATGCAACAATATAAATCGCTCTATCAGATTGGTTCCTTTAACCGGTCGAGAGGGTTTAAACCCGATAGTCCGATCAGCTTATTCAAGGCTTGGATGCGTGAGAAAAGACTGACCGAACGGTACCCATTCAATCATTAG
- a CDS encoding TetR/AcrR family transcriptional regulator — protein MDIGYALTPAANITAVRKKTGSKRELILCEAIRQFNHQGYYDTRLEDIGEAFGLSKTSISYHFKNKERLLENAYAATCNFMDTQLADASTESNGLAKVIKFFRSFLEVQTAINNGTHNPLALMSDLSGLAEEDQPVILTRYQQQIENFRAFLEEGISDNSISVQSVDAATFFAFNVLQYIPSWLETIPPRLYDQSIDEFCDLMTFGLSNLSERPNVMPISRNPTIDFQDIFDRNARNNMKRDAFLRTGIRYLNRSGYRNLSLDDIAAELGVTRGALYYQIADKETFLIECFNRSCDLIEKAFDQAQELGGQQTLPKLESAIRLLFENHITEHDPLIRQNLINMLDKASYTVVKARINRLKAQYVELLAQGMLDNSIRTINMEAAEHIIFGTIFAASGRRFAATQLGNSWHPHSEPVSASASYFDPLITGFANSRSG, from the coding sequence ATGGATATTGGATACGCTTTGACACCTGCTGCAAACATTACTGCTGTTCGAAAGAAAACAGGCTCAAAGCGTGAGCTAATTCTGTGTGAAGCAATCCGACAATTTAATCATCAAGGCTATTACGACACCCGGCTTGAAGATATTGGCGAAGCGTTTGGCTTAAGTAAAACCAGCATCAGCTACCATTTTAAGAATAAAGAACGTCTGTTGGAAAATGCTTATGCTGCGACTTGTAATTTCATGGACACTCAATTGGCAGATGCTTCTACTGAGTCAAATGGCCTTGCAAAAGTAATTAAATTTTTCAGATCATTTCTTGAAGTACAGACTGCCATTAACAACGGCACTCATAACCCCCTGGCATTAATGAGCGATCTGTCAGGTCTTGCTGAAGAAGATCAACCGGTAATACTGACCCGATATCAACAGCAGATCGAAAATTTCCGTGCCTTTTTGGAAGAAGGTATTTCTGATAATTCAATTTCAGTTCAATCAGTCGATGCCGCCACCTTCTTTGCTTTCAACGTTTTGCAATATATCCCTAGCTGGCTGGAAACCATCCCGCCGCGCTTATATGATCAATCAATTGATGAGTTTTGTGATTTGATGACTTTTGGATTGTCAAATCTCAGCGAACGACCAAATGTGATGCCCATTTCGCGAAACCCAACGATCGACTTTCAGGATATTTTTGATCGGAACGCTCGTAATAATATGAAGCGTGATGCGTTCTTAAGAACAGGAATCCGTTATCTCAATCGTAGTGGATATCGCAACTTGTCCCTGGATGATATTGCTGCCGAACTTGGAGTAACAAGGGGGGCACTATATTATCAGATTGCAGATAAAGAGACATTCCTGATTGAATGCTTCAATAGGAGCTGCGACCTTATTGAAAAGGCGTTCGATCAGGCGCAGGAATTGGGAGGCCAACAAACGCTGCCGAAGCTTGAAAGCGCAATCAGATTGCTGTTTGAAAACCATATCACCGAGCATGACCCTCTTATTCGGCAGAATTTAATCAATATGCTGGATAAAGCTTCATACACTGTCGTGAAGGCGCGAATTAATCGATTGAAAGCCCAGTATGTGGAACTCCTTGCGCAAGGTATGCTCGACAATTCAATTCGGACAATCAATATGGAAGCAGCTGAACATATTATCTTTGGGACAATTTTTGCTGCAAGCGGCAGGCGCTTCGCAGCAACACAATTAGGCAATTCCTGGCATCCGCACAGTGAACCTGTTTCAGCATCCGCCAGCTATTTTGACCCGTTAATTACAGGCTTTGCGAACAGTCGTTCCGGATAA
- the xsc gene encoding sulfoacetaldehyde acetyltransferase, with product MTKMTTEEAFVKVLQMHGIEHAFGIIGSAMMPISDLFPKAGITFWDCAHECNAGMMADGFSRASGKMSMMVAQNGPGITNFVTPVKTAYWNHTPLLLVTPQAANKTIGQGGFQEIEQMKLFEDMVCYQEEVRDPSRIAEVLNRVIMKAWRGCAPAQINIPRDFWTQVIDCKLPQIVRFERPAGGESALNDAAKLLSEAKKPVILNGAGVVLGDAIAESVKLAEKLGAPVCCNYQHNDAFPGSHPLSVGPLGYNGSKAAMELISEADVVLALGTRLNPFSTLPGYGIDYWPTDAKLIQVDINADRIGLTKPVTVGIQGDAKKVAETLTDLIETETTAEERAEREAHIHRTKSSWLQTLSSMDHEDDDPGTTWNERSRDRQPDRMSPRQAWRAIQRSLPREAIISSDIGNNCAIGNAYPTFETGRKYLAPGLFGPCGYGFPAILGAKIAQPSVPVVGFAGDGAFGISMNEMTACGRDDWPAITMVIFRNYQWGAEKRNTTLWFDDNFVGTELDLDVHYAKIAEACGMKGVQVVTQEKLSSALEEAIRAQMEDGVTTFIECILNQELGEPFRRDAMKKPVQVAGIDSEDIRLQLDIG from the coding sequence ATGACAAAAATGACAACAGAAGAAGCCTTTGTAAAAGTTTTGCAGATGCATGGTATTGAGCATGCCTTTGGGATTATTGGATCAGCTATGATGCCAATTTCTGACCTTTTCCCTAAGGCGGGGATAACCTTTTGGGATTGTGCGCATGAATGCAATGCCGGGATGATGGCAGATGGTTTTAGCCGTGCAAGTGGTAAAATGTCGATGATGGTTGCGCAAAACGGCCCTGGCATCACGAATTTTGTTACACCTGTAAAAACTGCTTATTGGAACCATACACCGCTTCTGCTTGTAACTCCTCAGGCCGCGAATAAGACGATTGGCCAAGGTGGTTTTCAGGAAATCGAGCAGATGAAGCTCTTTGAAGATATGGTTTGCTATCAGGAAGAAGTGCGTGACCCAAGTCGTATCGCTGAAGTTCTAAACCGTGTTATTATGAAAGCATGGCGTGGCTGTGCCCCTGCTCAGATAAATATACCAAGAGATTTCTGGACGCAGGTTATTGACTGTAAATTACCCCAAATTGTTCGCTTTGAACGTCCAGCAGGTGGTGAAAGTGCACTTAATGACGCTGCTAAACTGCTCTCTGAAGCAAAGAAGCCTGTCATTTTGAATGGCGCTGGCGTTGTCTTGGGTGATGCGATTGCGGAATCAGTTAAATTAGCAGAGAAACTAGGCGCACCTGTCTGCTGTAACTACCAACACAATGATGCCTTCCCGGGGAGCCATCCTCTGTCAGTTGGACCATTGGGATATAATGGTTCGAAGGCTGCGATGGAGTTGATTTCAGAAGCAGACGTAGTTCTGGCACTAGGTACACGTCTTAATCCATTCTCTACATTGCCGGGATACGGAATTGATTATTGGCCTACCGATGCAAAACTTATTCAGGTTGACATTAATGCAGACCGTATTGGTCTGACAAAGCCAGTGACTGTAGGTATTCAAGGTGATGCCAAAAAAGTTGCTGAAACCTTGACAGATTTGATCGAGACAGAAACAACCGCTGAAGAACGTGCAGAGCGTGAGGCGCATATTCATAGAACCAAATCATCTTGGCTACAGACCTTATCATCGATGGACCATGAAGATGATGACCCTGGTACAACATGGAATGAAAGAAGCAGAGATCGACAACCTGACCGTATGAGCCCGAGACAGGCTTGGAGAGCCATTCAACGTTCCTTACCGCGTGAAGCGATTATTTCATCAGATATCGGTAATAACTGCGCTATTGGAAACGCCTATCCAACATTTGAAACCGGACGTAAGTACTTAGCTCCTGGTTTATTTGGTCCTTGTGGTTATGGTTTTCCAGCAATTCTTGGAGCCAAAATCGCACAACCGTCTGTTCCCGTTGTCGGGTTTGCAGGAGATGGGGCTTTTGGGATTTCCATGAATGAAATGACAGCTTGTGGCCGTGATGACTGGCCAGCTATTACGATGGTAATTTTCCGGAACTACCAATGGGGCGCGGAGAAGCGAAATACGACGCTTTGGTTTGATGATAACTTTGTTGGTACCGAATTAGACCTTGATGTGCATTATGCGAAAATTGCAGAAGCTTGTGGTATGAAAGGGGTTCAGGTTGTAACGCAAGAAAAGCTTTCCTCCGCTCTTGAGGAAGCTATCCGCGCACAAATGGAAGATGGCGTAACAACCTTCATTGAATGCATTCTTAATCAGGAACTCGGGGAACCGTTCAGACGAGATGCAATGAAAAAACCTGTGCAGGTCGCGGGGATTGATTCTGAGGATATCCGTTTACAACTTGATATCGGTTAA
- the pta gene encoding phosphate acetyltransferase encodes MAQFSSVIEKAMASRKKIVFPEAKDERILDAVIRAKYESLCEPVLIGDVDEIYRLLRIKGFKGEIEIVDSSRHCSGNAEKLSAAYFKLRKHKGVTMEGAIAAIRDPLICAALMVHLGMVDGGVAGAVYTTSQTVKTILQIIGCSPEYTFVSSFFLMVMDQPHHSRHETVMFSDCGLVIDPDAEALAQIAYSGSNSYLALFDENPVTGFLSFSTCGSASHAKVHEIKKAIELAKKVAPGKILPDELQFDAAFAPEVAARKIPNHSSSDTVNIFVFPNLEAGNIGYKIAERIGGAKAIGPILQGLQQPFNDLSRGCNVDDIFNAVAVTCVQAQSRN; translated from the coding sequence ATGGCTCAGTTTTCTTCTGTGATCGAAAAAGCGATGGCTTCCCGGAAAAAAATTGTATTTCCGGAAGCTAAGGATGAACGCATATTAGACGCAGTAATTCGCGCAAAATATGAAAGCCTATGCGAGCCAGTCCTGATCGGTGATGTAGATGAAATATATAGATTGCTTAGGATAAAAGGATTTAAAGGCGAGATTGAGATCGTAGATTCATCAAGGCATTGTTCGGGCAATGCTGAGAAATTGAGCGCAGCATATTTCAAACTTCGCAAGCACAAAGGCGTTACTATGGAAGGGGCCATTGCCGCTATACGTGATCCGCTGATTTGTGCCGCATTGATGGTTCACCTGGGAATGGTTGATGGAGGCGTCGCCGGAGCTGTCTATACAACATCACAGACCGTAAAAACGATATTGCAGATTATTGGATGCAGTCCTGAATATACCTTTGTATCAAGTTTTTTTCTGATGGTGATGGATCAGCCGCACCATTCCCGCCATGAGACGGTAATGTTCTCTGATTGTGGTTTGGTTATTGATCCCGATGCAGAGGCGTTAGCGCAAATAGCGTATTCGGGGTCCAACAGTTATCTGGCCTTATTCGATGAAAATCCAGTAACTGGCTTTTTATCTTTTTCTACTTGTGGCAGTGCTTCTCATGCAAAGGTACATGAGATAAAAAAAGCAATTGAGCTTGCGAAGAAGGTCGCGCCAGGAAAAATCCTTCCGGATGAATTACAATTTGATGCGGCTTTTGCGCCAGAAGTGGCCGCTAGAAAAATACCCAATCATTCTTCATCAGATACTGTAAATATCTTCGTTTTTCCTAACCTAGAGGCAGGCAATATTGGCTATAAAATCGCGGAGCGTATTGGTGGTGCAAAGGCAATCGGGCCAATTTTACAAGGCCTGCAACAGCCGTTTAATGATCTGTCTAGAGGGTGCAATGTTGACGATATTTTCAATGCGGTAGCAGTTACGTGTGTACAAGCACAGAGTAGAAATTAG
- a CDS encoding sulfite oxidase, which yields MKENRKNGKQTDTTVSNISRRKALGLLGGATVANTLGLPIPFIDNLNKHIIQDVNAEESSGKDGLTLLNDRPLNMETPPHLLDDKVTPAERFFIRNNGIPPFLDSDIIQNWRLVIDGEVKTPLNLSIQDLKTQFTPHTFQLQLECGGNGRKFYNPSARGNQWSFGAIGCPEWTGVRLHDVLKAAGVKPSAVYTAHYGADEHLSGDPARLPISRGVPIEKAMDEHNLIAWAMNGDPIPFMNGAPLRLVVPGWPGSCSQKWLTKITIRDQVHDGPKMTGSSYRVPAYPVPPGAKVPDEDMKIIESMPVKSLITYPETGARVAPKVAFEVRGHAWAGDLDVIAVDISLDFGATWQSAILEKPVNKYAWQHWYAELSLPQSGYYEVWARATDSEGKTQPATTPGWNPKGYLNNMQHRIAVFGVA from the coding sequence ATGAAAGAAAATCGCAAAAATGGAAAGCAAACCGACACCACTGTTTCCAACATTTCTCGACGCAAAGCATTAGGATTGCTTGGGGGAGCAACTGTTGCAAACACATTAGGGTTACCTATACCGTTTATAGACAATCTTAATAAGCATATAATACAAGATGTTAATGCAGAAGAGAGTTCTGGCAAAGATGGCCTCACGCTACTGAATGATCGCCCTCTCAATATGGAAACACCACCGCATCTGTTAGATGACAAGGTAACACCAGCTGAGAGGTTTTTTATCCGAAACAACGGTATCCCACCATTTCTGGATAGCGATATAATTCAAAATTGGCGTTTAGTCATAGATGGTGAAGTGAAAACACCGCTTAACCTATCCATACAAGATCTTAAAACACAGTTTACCCCTCATACATTTCAGCTTCAATTAGAGTGTGGGGGCAATGGGCGCAAATTCTACAACCCAAGTGCTCGTGGAAATCAGTGGTCTTTTGGCGCTATTGGATGTCCAGAATGGACAGGTGTTCGTTTACATGACGTCCTGAAGGCTGCAGGTGTAAAACCCTCTGCGGTATATACGGCACATTATGGCGCTGACGAACATTTGTCCGGTGACCCCGCCCGACTGCCCATATCCAGAGGCGTGCCAATTGAAAAAGCAATGGATGAGCATAATCTGATAGCCTGGGCCATGAACGGCGATCCTATACCCTTCATGAATGGTGCACCACTAAGGCTTGTCGTCCCTGGTTGGCCGGGCTCATGTTCTCAAAAATGGCTTACTAAAATAACCATCCGAGATCAGGTACATGACGGCCCTAAGATGACAGGAAGTTCATATCGAGTACCTGCTTATCCGGTACCACCAGGCGCTAAAGTGCCTGATGAAGATATGAAGATCATAGAGTCAATGCCCGTTAAGTCTCTGATCACATATCCTGAAACGGGTGCCCGAGTAGCACCTAAAGTTGCTTTTGAAGTCAGAGGGCATGCTTGGGCTGGCGACCTCGATGTAATTGCAGTCGATATATCGCTTGATTTCGGAGCAACATGGCAATCAGCAATATTAGAAAAACCTGTAAACAAATACGCATGGCAACATTGGTATGCAGAACTGTCTTTACCTCAATCAGGTTATTATGAAGTATGGGCGCGAGCAACTGATAGTGAAGGCAAAACGCAGCCCGCAACTACACCTGGCTGGAATCCAAAAGGGTATTTAAATAACATGCAACACCGTATTGCGGTTTTTGGAGTAGCATAA
- a CDS encoding aspartate aminotransferase family protein, with protein sequence MTIMNAIEPDVVEIDRNAVWHHLTQHQAFEMVDPLVAVEGKGLIITDAKGREFLDATSGGVWSVNIGYGRESMGRVVGEQLTKMCFFAGTGGTVPGALFAEKLLDKMPGMGRVYYSNSGSEANEKAYKMVRQLAHLKGDGRKHKVIYRHRDYHGTTIAALSSTGQEQRRADYGPFVDGFVEFANCDRYRTSFVGGEEEFAEFSANDLERVILQEGPDTVGSVILEPITAGGGVIVPPKGYFERIQEICRQYDVLLHMDEVVCAFGRTGKWFGYEHFGVKPDIVTMAKGVASGYAAISCTVTTEDIFNGFKSDNQDPLGYFRDISTFGGCAGGHAAALENIRIIQEEKLVDNARVIGAYFKDKLFELAEKHEVIGDVRGLGLLLGLELVKDRNTREPLDEAEIVRFQGLCMAHDLMIGRTNRSFNKLNNTICLTPALIAAKSDIDEIVSRLDQAFGLLAA encoded by the coding sequence ATGACAATCATGAATGCAATTGAGCCCGATGTTGTTGAAATTGATCGCAACGCTGTATGGCATCATTTGACGCAGCATCAGGCATTTGAAATGGTTGACCCTTTGGTTGCTGTAGAAGGCAAAGGTCTAATCATTACGGACGCTAAAGGGCGTGAATTTCTTGATGCGACCTCAGGCGGCGTTTGGTCAGTCAATATTGGATATGGCCGTGAAAGTATGGGGCGAGTTGTTGGTGAACAGCTTACTAAAATGTGCTTTTTCGCAGGTACTGGTGGTACCGTTCCAGGTGCCCTATTTGCTGAGAAGCTTTTAGATAAAATGCCAGGCATGGGGCGTGTTTATTATTCGAATTCTGGTTCAGAGGCGAACGAGAAAGCATATAAAATGGTTCGCCAACTTGCTCATTTGAAGGGGGATGGGCGTAAGCACAAAGTTATCTATCGTCACAGGGATTATCATGGAACAACAATAGCAGCCTTGAGTTCCACTGGTCAGGAGCAACGCCGTGCCGACTATGGGCCTTTTGTCGATGGTTTTGTAGAATTTGCGAACTGCGATCGTTATCGTACGTCATTTGTGGGTGGCGAGGAAGAATTTGCAGAATTCAGTGCAAATGATCTGGAACGTGTCATTCTTCAAGAAGGTCCCGATACTGTTGGGTCAGTAATTTTGGAGCCAATCACTGCTGGTGGTGGTGTAATCGTGCCCCCCAAGGGATATTTTGAACGCATTCAGGAAATATGCCGTCAATATGATGTTTTGTTGCATATGGACGAGGTGGTTTGTGCATTTGGGCGTACTGGTAAATGGTTTGGCTATGAGCACTTTGGTGTTAAGCCAGATATCGTGACAATGGCAAAGGGGGTGGCCAGCGGATATGCAGCTATCTCGTGCACTGTTACGACTGAGGATATTTTCAACGGGTTTAAATCAGATAATCAGGATCCCCTAGGTTATTTCCGAGATATAAGTACATTTGGCGGATGTGCTGGCGGCCATGCCGCGGCCCTTGAAAATATTCGAATTATTCAAGAAGAAAAGCTTGTTGATAATGCGCGCGTTATCGGCGCTTATTTTAAGGATAAGCTTTTCGAGCTTGCTGAAAAACACGAAGTTATTGGCGATGTTCGAGGTCTTGGTCTGCTTTTAGGGCTTGAATTGGTAAAAGATCGAAATACTCGAGAGCCACTGGATGAGGCTGAGATCGTTCGTTTTCAAGGCCTTTGTATGGCTCATGATCTGATGATTGGCCGAACCAATCGTAGTTTTAATAAATTGAACAATACGATCTGTTTAACGCCAGCATTAATAGCGGCAAAATCTGACATTGATGAAATTGTTTCAAGGCTTGATCAGGCATTTGGCTTGCTTGCGGCTTAA
- a CDS encoding TonB-dependent siderophore receptor, with protein sequence MSYIEKTKRFDCKKSYWHGFSSLKTIMLTAVLSSTSQTVFAQDADDEETIDTIVVTGSNIRSRNKDFRTASPVQTVGDKQIADTGAVRIQDIFKGITANSGSQTSNVQNNLQGLSQFSLRGLGVGSTLTLINGRRAGLAAISDSSGQLFTDSNQYPINFIERIEVLTDGASSTYGSEAVAGIVNIITRDRFEGFELTAEGRTSVHESFQVGLAYGQEIDNGHFSIFAQYYTQGGNVRSDFDFIAEGNTADAGTAGLFDSITGAPGRFNLAVPDPTSPGGFARSGTSIGDPDCQAAGGIPNTESDGTNCRLLFLDQRRIIAEEDRIQIFSQLKYDFTDRLHFFSEASFSRNNIRDGVGSLLTRQTTTAGGFLIPAGHPFNFFVPDGNGGISFAGPGAFASDPTLQAAPLIFRGRVLGADADGPNLSDVDTTFTNIRLVGGFDYDIGESWTLNASYVWANSDFNRIQPNEFDILAFQAALLDGSFNPFGTRVTDPTFVSPRDGVSVAGNSEAVLNQIALFRNDNAQVTQQVAEVILSGETPITLPGGPVAVAVGGQYRSINLEDIPDGRFQNGNNRLLETIPAVFGSQDVYAFFGEAVFPVTDRIEIQGAVRFEDFGDEGGSTVDPKVAVKFDLTDEISFRGSFGTSFQAPSIRQISGVTSQATINDPADPGGGAFIITVVTQGGPDLTPQTAENFNFGLVYRADWGLDLSVDYFTYDYQNLILADADPQFIFDQVFAGNLPPELATRDAAGQPAVATAFFDNFGDATASGFDIVGRYRFEIGEIAATIDASSTIITEFDSSIFGNIRGSRNFTNGFGSTPDFKLNAGLTLDYDIHTFNITARHIGNYLDDQTNTTIDGQTTIDLRYAVNLDPVIGGEGTTLGVGVTNLFDLDPPSLNARPLFDTEVADPRGRQVFINIRQRF encoded by the coding sequence ATGAGTTATATCGAAAAAACTAAACGATTTGATTGTAAAAAGTCATATTGGCATGGGTTTTCATCGTTAAAAACAATCATGTTGACCGCAGTACTATCATCAACAAGCCAAACAGTGTTTGCGCAGGATGCTGACGATGAGGAAACTATTGATACTATAGTTGTCACCGGCTCAAACATCCGCTCAAGAAATAAAGATTTCCGCACAGCCTCGCCAGTGCAGACAGTTGGTGACAAGCAAATCGCGGATACAGGCGCTGTGCGTATTCAAGATATCTTTAAGGGTATTACTGCTAACTCTGGGTCACAAACTTCGAATGTTCAGAATAACCTCCAAGGGTTATCTCAATTCTCTTTACGAGGTCTGGGCGTTGGTTCAACTTTGACATTAATAAACGGGCGACGTGCAGGGTTAGCTGCTATCTCTGACTCTTCAGGCCAACTGTTTACAGACTCAAACCAATATCCCATTAATTTCATCGAACGTATTGAAGTTCTAACTGATGGTGCATCATCCACTTATGGTTCTGAAGCTGTGGCCGGAATTGTTAACATCATAACACGGGACCGATTTGAAGGATTTGAACTAACGGCAGAAGGTCGTACGTCCGTTCATGAATCATTTCAAGTTGGTTTAGCATATGGCCAAGAAATTGATAACGGCCACTTCTCAATCTTCGCGCAATATTACACACAAGGCGGTAATGTTCGCTCAGATTTTGATTTCATTGCGGAAGGGAATACGGCAGACGCAGGGACTGCAGGGCTATTTGACTCTATCACAGGGGCACCGGGGAGATTTAATCTTGCTGTGCCTGATCCAACATCGCCAGGAGGCTTTGCTCGCAGTGGTACGAGTATAGGTGATCCGGATTGTCAAGCTGCTGGTGGTATTCCAAATACGGAGTCTGATGGCACAAATTGCCGTTTATTATTCCTGGACCAGCGCAGAATTATTGCTGAAGAAGATCGTATCCAGATTTTTTCTCAGTTAAAATATGACTTCACGGATCGCTTACATTTTTTCAGCGAAGCTAGTTTCTCACGTAATAACATCCGTGATGGCGTCGGAAGTTTGTTGACGCGTCAAACAACTACTGCAGGTGGATTCCTGATCCCTGCAGGTCATCCGTTCAACTTTTTCGTTCCTGACGGCAATGGCGGTATCTCATTTGCAGGTCCAGGCGCTTTTGCATCAGACCCAACGCTTCAGGCGGCACCATTAATTTTCCGCGGCCGTGTGTTAGGTGCAGATGCAGACGGTCCAAACCTTTCAGATGTTGATACGACTTTTACAAATATTCGTCTTGTTGGTGGGTTCGACTATGATATTGGTGAAAGTTGGACCTTAAATGCCAGTTATGTTTGGGCAAATTCAGATTTCAATCGCATTCAACCAAATGAATTTGATATTCTGGCTTTTCAAGCTGCTCTGTTAGATGGGTCATTTAATCCATTTGGTACTCGGGTTACTGATCCAACCTTCGTCTCTCCAAGGGACGGCGTCTCGGTAGCCGGAAATAGTGAGGCAGTACTCAATCAAATCGCGCTGTTCAGGAATGACAATGCACAAGTAACACAACAAGTTGCTGAAGTTATTCTTTCTGGTGAAACTCCTATTACATTGCCAGGTGGTCCGGTTGCTGTCGCTGTAGGGGGACAGTATCGGAGCATCAATCTAGAAGATATACCGGATGGCCGTTTTCAAAACGGTAATAACCGCTTGCTGGAAACGATTCCTGCAGTATTTGGCTCTCAGGATGTCTATGCATTTTTTGGTGAAGCGGTTTTCCCTGTAACTGACAGAATAGAAATACAAGGAGCTGTAAGGTTTGAGGACTTTGGAGACGAAGGTGGTAGTACTGTAGATCCGAAAGTTGCCGTAAAATTTGACCTAACAGATGAAATCTCATTCCGAGGGTCATTTGGTACTTCATTCCAAGCACCTTCAATTCGCCAGATTTCAGGCGTCACTTCACAGGCGACGATTAATGATCCGGCTGATCCCGGCGGAGGGGCGTTTATCATTACGGTCGTCACACAAGGCGGACCAGACCTAACCCCGCAAACCGCGGAGAACTTTAACTTTGGGCTTGTATATCGCGCAGATTGGGGGCTTGATCTATCGGTTGATTATTTTACTTATGATTATCAAAATCTTATACTAGCAGATGCGGACCCACAATTTATCTTTGACCAAGTCTTTGCGGGTAATTTGCCTCCAGAGCTTGCTACTCGCGATGCTGCGGGGCAGCCAGCTGTTGCAACGGCCTTCTTCGATAATTTTGGCGACGCAACGGCATCTGGGTTCGATATAGTAGGACGCTATCGATTTGAAATTGGAGAGATAGCAGCGACAATTGACGCGTCGAGTACGATTATCACCGAATTTGACTCATCAATCTTCGGAAATATTCGTGGTAGCAGAAACTTCACAAATGGATTTGGTTCGACACCGGATTTTAAACTAAATGCAGGCCTAACACTTGATTATGATATTCATACTTTCAATATCACAGCGCGCCATATTGGAAATTATCTAGACGACCAGACCAACACTACCATTGACGGTCAGACAACAATTGATTTGCGATACGCTGTCAATCTGGACCCCGTGATTGGTGGAGAAGGAACCACACTGGGAGTAGGTGTAACCAATCTCTTTGACTTAGATCCTCCATCCCTTAATGCTCGGCCTCTTTTTGATACGGAAGTAGCAGACCCTCGTGGACGTCAGGTCTTTATAAACATCCGACAACGTTTCTAA